The sequence below is a genomic window from Pseudomonas cannabina.
AAGTTGCAGGCCGAACAGCTGGGCATCAAGAAAGTCGACGCTGGGCCGCAGGGTGGACGCATCGAATTCGCGGCCGATACCCCGGTTGATCCGCTGACCCTGATCAAGCTGATCCAGAGCCAGCCCAACCGCTACAAATTCGAAGGTGCCACGCTGTTCAAGTTCATGGTGCCCATGGAACGCCCGGAAGAGCGTTTCAACACCATTGAAGCGCTGTTCGAGCGCCTGACCCCGAAAACTGCCTGAAGGATTCACGCATGCTTCTGTTTCGTTCATTGATCCTGCTGCTGGCGCTGGTCGCTCCGACCGCGTTCGCAGACGGCTTGTATCAGGTCGAGATCCTGCTGTTTCGCCAGAACGGCGAGCCGGCTGCGACCCGCCAGCTTGTCCCGGAAAACTGGGACAGCGGCGCGCAGAAAATCGACTCCGGCAATGAACGAAGCCCTGCACTGACTGATCTGGCGAGTAAACTGCAAGACAGTGGCCACTATCAGGTGCTGATGCAGAGCGCCTGGCAGCAGAACATCGGCAGCGAGCCGGGTAAAATGGCTGTCACCCTGGGCCAAGAAAAGCTCGGCCACTTCCCCATCGAGGGCACCGTCAGTCTGGCCATGGCACGTTTTACCGATATTGATGCACAATTCTGGGTCAATCAGCTGGACCCGCACGGCGTGGTCATCAGCAGTGAACGGCTGAAACAGACCGCCAGAGTGAAAAACGGCGAGCTGACCTATCTGGACAACGGCAACCTGGCGTTGCTGATCAAGGTTTCTCCTCTTTGATTTTTTACGTACACAAGGGGCGCTGCGGCGCTCCCTTTCTTTTGAGTATCGCTGCGGCGTAGGGCTTTTTAAAACTTGTCGTCCATTCTTGAAAAAGTCCTGGCTTCGGCCTGGACAGACTTATTCCATGATCGAACGCTTGAGCGAGGGCGCGACTACGCCCGGCAAAAACGCATCGTGCTGGAAGACTCCAGCCCGCAGATCATCCGCACAGCGTGCCGTGGCTCGGGCCTGGAAATCTATACCCAGACCCTGCTGTTCAAGGACCCTGATCGCTACAAGAATTACCTGACCTGCAAATGCACCTGCCCGGTCCGCAACGATTGCAAACATTGCGTGGCCGCCCTCCTGTTTTTGCAGGACCCGCAAAACCGGCCGCTGTTGCAGGCTGCCCTGAGTTCGCACCAGCGCGAAATGGAGCAGCACGCCGAGCAGCAGCAAATCGCGCAAAAGCCCAAGCTCCCGGAACGTCTGATCGATGACCTGCAACCGCGGCCCAGGCTGATTCTGGCCAGCGTCGAATTCAGCGCCTACGAACCGCGCAACGGCCGTATGCAGCGCCATGTGCAGCATCGCGCCGCGCTGGCCTTCGCTTACGGTAAGCATTACGCGGTGGGCACCACCAATGTGAGCATTCTGGTCAGTTCACTGGGCAGCGACCTGGTGAACCAGAAAAGCGACATCATCGAGCACACCGAAACCGAAACCCTGCGCATACGGCGTCAGGGCGAAAAAGAGCGGCAACTGCGCCAGGAACTGGCCGACCTGGGCTTCAAGGTCGCCACACGGCAGAGCAAGGCATTGCCCGACAGCGCCGGCGACATGTACGAACTGCCCAACGACAAGGCCTGGCTGCATTTTGTGCTCGACGACCTGCCACGCCTGCGCGAGCAAGGCTGGGAAATCGAGATTCAGGAAGAGTTTGGCTTCGATGTCACA
It includes:
- a CDS encoding CsiV family protein encodes the protein MLLFRSLILLLALVAPTAFADGLYQVEILLFRQNGEPAATRQLVPENWDSGAQKIDSGNERSPALTDLASKLQDSGHYQVLMQSAWQQNIGSEPGKMAVTLGQEKLGHFPIEGTVSLAMARFTDIDAQFWVNQLDPHGVVISSERLKQTARVKNGELTYLDNGNLALLIKVSPL